In Arctopsyche grandis isolate Sample6627 chromosome 13, ASM5162203v2, whole genome shotgun sequence, one DNA window encodes the following:
- the LOC143921570 gene encoding protein FAM200B-like, with protein MDKFLSGYKRKVDNNEDTDAYTNSMRPVKLKRHLETLHSEYVEKPIEFFQRKLDEINIQKQTFKKILSVTPNALLASYHVSYRIAKCKKAHIIGETLLLPAAVDMVRIMFGESYTKQL; from the exons atggataaatttttgagtGGTTACAAGAGAAAAGTCGACAATAATGAAGATACTGATGCTTATACAA ATAGTATGAGACCAGTCAAATTAAAACGGCACCTAGAAACTCTACATTCTGAATACGTTGAAAAGCCCatagaattttttcaaagaaaattggaTGAGATAAATATTCAGAAGCAAACgttcaaaaaaatactttcagttACACCAAACGCATTATTGGCTTCGTACCATGTCTCTTACCGAATCGCAAAATGTAAGAAAGCACATATAATAGGAGAAACCCTACTTTTACCAGCAGCTGTTGATATGGTTCGAATAATGTTCGGCGAATCGTATACAAAACAGTTGTGA